aatatcttgcatgagaattttggcttcatcaatgttatctttcctttttaagcgaataccccagcgagtattctctttcttcatggagatcagttcatagttctcaaagaaacttgctactgtgtatttctcagcaattatctttaagtctgcgaatttaggatccctaagttctttggagtatagagatcctttaccagcaccacgggtagcgaattctagcatcagacggatgcagtccccactcagttggaagataggaAAATCCCGAGTGaccaagaatttcataaaataaaggaagatctgggttataaagaggaatagggagacctgcgagaatctgacctagcgaaatcatgattgattgatcatcacaatactgatcagagaaaagtttgacagaaagaattgatttggcattttcaccaggaatggtggagagtgtgaaacctttatcagcaagatctttttggacatcttttaaactcttctcatgtctatgaccacttggagccatatttgaatatagagtatgggaatgaataaaaagtaagaggattgaatggggaaaaattacagcagcagaacttgcagaagaataacagagttgcagagatgagaaaataaaaaaagaagagaaagtaaaaaagaaaagtggaaagaataGTAtataaaagagattttttttactcgaagaaataaataccattaagatgaaaagacgtgagcggttgaaaagcagcggttacagaagacgtgtcaagaaacaaatggaagaaagaatacgtgtaataaatgcataatatgaaaagataaacagttgcggcatttctcacatcattttctactttgcagagaagatatgagaagaggcaagatgtaggatcagaatctcgcaacgataatatttcaacgaaattatcaacaacataatacaacaacgtcgcagaacaatttcaggaagaataaaataaatgacgtcagctaagatcacgagaaagatatgatagtcctgcgaaaattagagagcttgcgaaattaacatttgtaaggttgcgagaatgtcgcagaccatacccgaaaataaaggacagattagctgtcatccactatgtatttccttataaatagtcgttcaagtcgTAAAagaaagggagatcttttttgagtaagaaacaagtaaataggagagagaaagtctagagcagagatcattcttgatttctttatcttttcttgtaagaacattcaaagattgatcaataaaattaagagtgtaaacctaaaaatgagttgattaataatgaaatcatatgaggggtgtagtgtaggatttcctgcaactacaatacaTATTCAATGCAAGTACTTGATAACAAAAATCCGCTATGTAAATTTGACGATGTAGTGGTATAGTGATCATGTTGTACATATGTTGGTCACATGGATATATACCTTACAACAAAACAACTAATTTTCTAGAACATACTATTGAACTCTTAACTCGGTGTACACGTCCATTAGGAGGTCGGGGGCGGTACAACCTCCATATAACTATCACAAATTCCAGCTAAACCGAATGcatatatacaaaataatacaaaataatacaaaataaaaaaaaacatgtcaGAGTACTGCATATAAATTCCACCAAATCCTGATTATCAAATAATATTAGCGACATGTCAAAGAAAAACATTGAGTTGGAGCTTCACCTTAAGATCAAATTAAGTGGTACAATCTTGATGACTTATTGCATTCATTTCCTTAATTCCCTGTATTAGGTCGCAGTCAAGGCGCTCCTAGTTTGGAAGAATCAACAAAAATAATCCAGCCATCCAAGAACTCTGTCATTCATCACTTCTTTAGGTGCATAATAAGAATATTTGAACAAAAAAAACCCAATGAAAAGAAAAACCAACCTGTCTGGGGATAAAGATTTAGAACCTACTTGCTGGGCAACGCTTTGATTCTGATTAAAAGACCATAAAAAAATCAGTTATGTTGAATTGGTTTGTGAGAAGAAGATCATGATGCTGATGCTAATTAAAGTTAGGGGTTCTACCGAGTATGCATCTATCTGTTGTTTTGGATGCCAGCTACTTCGATTCTGATGATGTTCCTGCTTTTTTTCTCCGATCGTTTCAGCTGGCCCAAGGACCTTTTTTTACAAAGCTTAACATCATCAACCTGTAAATCCTGCAAATCTGCTTCGGTGATGGATTGTTCTACACTTTCCTGTTTTTCAATCTCCTTTTCTTCAATCTCCTTTTCTTTACGCTTCCGCTCCCGTTTTTCACTCTCGTTTTCTCTTCGCTTCCGCTGTGCCATCGATCCTATATTACTACTAAAGTTGAGATAGTTATCTTTTGGTTGCATATTTGCTCAAAGAACTGTGCAAAAAcaatttgaattttgttgaagaGTTGTGGTTAGTTTCGTGAATTGAAGATATGGTAAAACTCGTGCGGGAGTTGATATATATATGCTAAAACATGATTCAGAGCTGATGTATATATGGTAAAACTCTTGAGTTTTAATAAGTGTGGCCCTGGTTTCGTGAATTTTGGAATTTGATCAAAACACAACTATCATTCCCAGCCGTCCAATTCAAATACAATCCGGACGATGTCGTCCAAGTCAAATTAAAGGTAGACGTtatgagaaggaaaaaaaataatatccaTAGGTCGGTATGCACTGTGCTTACAATGAATAAGTAAAGCCTTTATCCCATGGCGACACCTTTCTTCTCCATTAAAAGTAAAACATAAGTACCTTTGCGTTCCCAATCATTCCATGCCTCAGACCAACAACCGTTCAATCAATTTCGTCGACTTACTCTTGAGTCAAAATTCTGCACAATGCAATTAGAAATTCAGATACTTCTAAGTAGTTAATTGATTAGGTTTAAGAATCACATGTTATGGCAACGGATAAATATATGACTCCTTTTGAACCTTTCCAAGTAGGAGTAAGAAATAGTTTGGAGTGTGCATAAATTCTAAGAATATATCCACTACTCGATTTAGTCACAAATTTGCCAAGCatttcttacagatttgtactttGATGACCATTTAACGGGGTTATGTAATTAGACTCATAAGAACATGTGTCACCTGATTTAGTTCTTAGGGAGAATCGATAAAAATCAGGTTATCAATAAAATCCACACTACAAAACGCTCCAAAATTAGATCAAATTAATACCCTAAGATAGCATTCAAAAAATTCAAGTATGGTCACATATAGAGGGAAGTTTATTAACCACAGAAGGAGGCTGTACCCTTCCTGTTAAGTTTAATTAACAGCTACAAACATTTTAGCGGGCTTGCCTGCATAAGATTTTGTTCTCATATAACCCTTATGAGTCTAGAATCTGTAATTCCACTAATGTCACCTTGAAAGAATCTGACCACTATAAGATACTTTAAAACCGTAGTTTCAAGTTATGTCCAGTGGATCCACCTCGACCAATCtgttccaaaaaataaataatcaagcaAAATAGAGGCCATCTTAAATTATGACTCACTATCAGAATAAATTTCAATCTTAATTATATCTAAGAAAAAGATCAAAATAAGCTTAAACATAAGCAGGTACGGGGCTACATATTATTACACATGCTCAGTGCAAAATTTTATCCTCATCAGGCAAACACATTATTCtgtagaaaaacaaacaaatacgACCATGTTTTGTAAGTTATCAGATCATAATTCCAAACACCAAGCAAACACACATCGAGCTTCCATCAATCTAAATCTAGTAGGGAACACAAAGATAGGCGACTTAGTTGAGCTAGAATTTTATCTGATACAACGGAGAAAACATTACCTAAAACAGAAACTACACAAAATTTTTATCCTCATTAACAATGCATACGGAGCCTGTACCCCTCCTATTGAGTTTAATTAAAAACTGCAAGCTTCGACTACTGATTCCACAAAATAGAATCAAACTCAATTGATTAAATCTCAAAGTGAGcacttctaaaaaaaaaaatcgggtCAATATGAATTCCATCAATCTGCCTACGACAAACTAAAAGAGGATGATTTTTTTTCTCAGATTAAAATTATCTTATAGAATTCAGGATTCAGATTTGTTTCAGCATGTTTTAAATCGTGTCAATCTGAATTGCATCTATCTGCCTACGCCAAACAAAAAGAGGATAAAAATTATCTAATAGAATTCAAAATTCATATTTGAAAACTCTAGGGTTTCAACATGTTTACCTTCTAATCCCATTCCTCTGCTCCGTATTTTTGATTAAACCTTGCATCCCGAACCTCCGGAAAACATCAATCACACGAACCGCGGGAAGGAAAACAGATTCTATAAACTCTAGAGTTTCTGCGAGGGAGAGAGTAGAACAACAGCAGAATAAGAGAAAACGTTTTATACGAACCAAAAATCGTCCCGTAACTGATCATTCCTGGCCGTCCAAGTCATAGCTTGATCAGGATGATGCCGATCGCCGGATCAGGGTCCCGGTCAAATCCTGTCCGTCTAATGACTCTTTGATCTCAAAGTCAAACACCACCTTTTTTTATTACAgtgatatatatattaaaaagtggttaagtaaaataaaCTTTTTTAACAATTATAATAATAGTTTCAATTAGtaaatttttatattttatatacatatatataatagtaaaaaaattaattatttttaaatccaataaaattgaataaaactattttcagagatatgtctgtttttgtcatttgccacaacaacaatggttgaatctcatattttaccaaacacactttgattgcttttttaatcagctttaactttaattaatattttaccaaacgtctaactgcttttttctcacaacacaacacagcaacgcacagcagaaaagtgcttttataaaagccacaacaataccaaactaagcctaagaGAAATAGTGTTTCTTTGCATTGGAGAATGCAAATATTCATGGATTTTTAAACTTCTCTCTCTACAATTTTGTTCTCCAATGCAAAGAAGCACCAtctcttttatattttatttgttatttcaattttcaatgccaatgattggctcttatcttgtgcataggtgcacaagataacaaaacccaaaATTCTATGATGATTAGAAGATGAATAAATATTTGGTATTTAGAAATTTTATGTAATTGTTAATGTTTTTTAATTGTTGGTATGGTAGTGATAAAGGAAATTATAAGAGTGGTACAATTggggtggtttttttttttttttaattgttgttaTGGTAGTGATAAAGGAAATTATAAGAGTGGTAGAATTGGGGTGGTTTTTGGTGCAGGGAAATAATTGGGTGGAAGTACCAATTTGGATTATAAGTGTTAGTATGCAAAAAATCCTCCACAAATATTATAGTTACTTATGTAAATTTAATGGCCAAAAGGTGTTAAGAGATTTATAAGGGGCGATAAGTCGGGCGACGCTGACTTAGTCAAGCAAaatttttcttcgtcttcttcgaTCCAATCTTCTCTTCTCATCTTGATTTATAGCTCTTTGATTATGTTCTTCTTAGTCTAAATCTATTTCTGGctctatttttatttgatttttgttttttcatgCTGTTATTTGTCTGAatctttttaacctaattttgctAAAACCTAATTTTGTTTGGGCTAATCTGCACTAGGGTTTCTCAAATTGTTTACTCTGTATTCGATTTTATGTATTTGTCATGATTTCAATCACCCTCTGAGTTGTTTCTTGAATTGTTTTGCTTCTCTTTATATATTTTATCTCTCTAATTTCTTCCCTCTTTGGTTTTTCAGATTCGGTCATGAGCATCTGAAGGAAGCAACATAGGGTCTGAGTAGCTATTATCATCATGAGATTGTGGGATTGGAATTGAGATTGCAGATGATTTTATGGGTTCATTGGGGTACGGTTTTAATTCTTCAAATTTATTGGTTGTGTTCTTCTGAAGTTGGGAATGCTATCTTAGCATCAGGAGCTCCTACTGTTGTAGGGATGATTGGAATTATTTTTAACATATTATTATATTTCTTCATTCTTCTGTCTATGTGTTAGCTTGGGTTTTTCTGATTAAGTGTTGAATTGGATTTTGATAAAGAAAATATTGGAGGTCATTTATCTTCAAGATGGTTTACTGATTAAAACCTGTATTTATCTCTGCTTTTTATATCCTAGTTGAAGAATTCTAAGAGTTGggtattattcttcttctttggttTCTAAATTGAGATCTCTTGTTACACTTTTATTATGTTCTTTGTGAAGATGAAGAAGGATTTGTTAATAAATAACTTTATAAATTTTTAGTGcaattttattataatttaatgGAACTTCATCAGATATATTGCTTCACTTGGAATTCTTTTCTGTGTTGGGAGACTGTGTTGACAAGGCTGTGTTTCTTGAGCCATCTCCGATTTCTTTTTACCTCCAGAACATGTGATGTCTCAAGAAGAATTTGAGAATGAATTTAATCTCATGATGATAGATGCAATGGACCCTATGTATGCTTCTCCTTCTTCAACCCATGACCCTGTAAGTACTCTTGTATTTTCTCAATTTTATTATATCTGCTAAAATCTTTACCTTGTGAATTTTCTATAGTAATCATCATGAAATTCCTGTGCTGGAACATGAATGGGTGTTGTTCTGACAAGAAATGGCGCCACTTGTTGAACTTAACTAGGAAATACAAACTGGATAGTATTTGTCTGTTAGAAACCATGGTAGATGCTGAAACAGTTAGTAAATACACTCATAACTTGCCTTTTGATGCTTGGTCTATCATTCATGTTGTGGGTAAATCTGGGGGTCTTgcttttggtcattttgaaaagtCGAGTATTGAAGTTCTTGGTATGTCTTTAAacatgatccatatcttatgtgacATTACACCGGCAATCAAAAACTGTGTGGTTTCTTTTATTTATGGTTCTTTAAACCTAGTTGGGATGAAAAATCAATGGAACTTTCTAACCAATATGAATGAGAACAACAACAATTCCTTGGTTATTAGTTGGAGATTTTAACTTCATCTTGCATAGTTCTGAAAAACAGCGTGGTAATCCAGATAAATCTTTTCCTCCTAATTTTGTTAGAGAAAATCTTTTAAAGATGAATATGAATGAAGTGTTTTCGTTTGGAAATCCTTTCACTTGGTGTAATAGAAGATTCAAAAATCCTACTGATTTGATTTTGAAAAGCTAGATAGGGGATTTGTGAATGATAAGTGGGTCACAGCTCTTCCTCATACTAGAGTCACCAATTTAGGGAGAGTCTACTCTGATCATAGCCCTATATTGGTTAAGTGTTTTCTTTAGGAAAAGAATATTAATATTCCTTATAAATTCTTTAAATGTTGGCAACTTAATCCTGACTTCAAAGGTGTGCTACATACTTCTTGGTTTAAAACTGTAAAAGGTTGTCCTGGTTTCGTTGTGGTTAACAAGCTCAAAAATGTGAAGACTTATTTAATTAAATGGAATATAAATTCCTTTGGTCATATTAAAACTACTATAGGTAGATTAAATTCGGAGTTAGAAAAACTTCAGGCTTTACCTTATTCTCCTCAAATTGGTGGTTATATCTTAAATTACTCTCAACAGTTGGACTATTGTTATGAAGTTGAACATAGTTTCTACAAACAAAAATCTAGAATCGACTACTTTACACAGTATGACAGAAACACTCACTTTTTTCATAATACTGTGAAACTCAGAAACATGTACAATACAAGTCACACCATTAGAGATGATCAAGGTAACTGGATTGAGAATAGAGAGCAGGTTGCTGATTTGCTTTCtaaaaattttaagaaaatttaTACTACTTCCAACCCTGGGAATAAGGATATTGAAGAAGCTCTAAGGTTTGTCAGTCCTATTATTTCTGATGAAGTAAATTCCTCCTTAACTGCCATCCCTTCGATTGATGAAATCACGGATACAGTTAACAATCTGTCTCCTTGGAGTTCTCCGGGATCTGATGGTTTCCCGGCGGGATTCTTCAAGGATAATTTGGACATTGTTCAGTCTGAAGTTGTGTCTCATGTTCAaagttttttcaaaaataaatttcttcTTAAGCAATCTAATTTCAATTTTATTACTTTAATTCCTAAAACTAAAAATGCCTCCTCTCCACATGACTTCAGACCTATTAGTTTAGCTAATTCAGTCTacaaaattatttctaaaattcTAACTAATCGATTGAAACCTCTTTTAGactctttgatttctctttttcaatCTGCTTTTGTTGCCAATAGACAGATTCATGATAATATTGTTATCACCCATGAAATTCTTTATTCCtttagaaagaaaaagagaaattcaAAAAATGGTCACCTTGCTATTAAGCTTGATTTATCTAAGGCTTTTGATAGGTTGGAATGGCCTTTTATTCTTGCGGTTTTTAGGAAGCTTGGTTTTTCTGAAGACTGGTGTCAAATGATCTTGCAATGTATTAGTACAGTTTCTTATTCTGTTCTGGTTAATGGCTCACCTGGAGACACCTTCATTCCTACTAGGGGCATTAGACATGGTGATTTCCTTTCTCCTTACATATTTATTCTTTGTATGGAAGTTCTATCTCAACTGCTTAtaaaagctgaagatgaaaaactgattcagGGTTTTAAGTTCAAAAAGAATAGTCCGTCGATTTCGCATTTATTTTTCGCAGATGATTGTATGTTGTTTGTTAAAGCTTTTGTTACTTATGCTAGGAATCTTATCAAGATTATTAATGTCTTTGCTAAAGCTTCAGGTCAGGCGATAAATTTTGAAAAGTCGGGTTTCATCACTAGTGGTAAGATGCATTATAGGCATATAATTTTTTTATCTAGAACCCTTAAAATGAAATTTCTTAGTAACTCTGAAAAATATCTAGGTACCCCATTATTTATAGGTAAAGATAAAACTAAATCCTTCAATTTTCTCATTGACAACTTTTATGCTAGATTGAGTTCTTCTAAGAAGTCCAATTTAAATGTTGCTGCTAGAACTGTGGTTACTAAACATGTGTTGCCTAGTTTAGCTATTTATCATATGGCTTGCTTTCCACTGCCGAAAACAGTTGCGTCTAAAATTGATGCTATTCAAAGAACCTTCTGgtggtcaaaaaaaaaaatcctaagcatGTTGCTTACTTTCGTTCTTGGGGTGATATTGGTAAAGCTAAATCGAGTGAAGGTTTAGGTATTAAGAATACTTATGCCACTAATAGAGTCTTTATCTGTAAACTTGGTTGGAGAATTATTAATAATCCGAACATATTACTTACTACATTTTGAAAGGATAAATATTTTCCTAACCAGAACTTATTAGAAATTGACAATGGTATTGTAAAAGGGTTACACTTTATCAGAGCTAATTCAGTGGTAAAAATAAACAATGGGGTCTCTACTCGTATATGGAGTTTTAACTGGATTCCAGGGTTTAGTAATCCTCCTATTTCTGCTCATTCTTCTCGCAGTAATTATATCTTTGTTAATGACCTTATAGATAATCATAATAAGTGTTGGAATGTCAGTCTGTTATCTACCTTATTTTCTCCTGATGATGCTATCAGAATTAGATATATTAGGTTAAATCTTAATCAGTGTGACTCCTTAATGTGGGCTCACACCAGAAATGGTAAGTTTAGGATTAAGTCAGCCTATAGAATTTATATGAATGATTTTAGTTCCTCTGAAGATTCGGCTTTTTGGAGGAAAGTTTGGGGTATTGATTGTCTGCCAAAGAttaagttcttcttgtggaaaATTTTCGCTCAAATGCTTCCTGTCAACTCTATGCTTCAGCTTTATAACCCGTATGTGGATGTGATTTGTCCTCTCTGTCATTGCCATGAAGAAACTGTATTGCACTTGTTTGTGAAATGCTGTGTCGCTTCTCATATTTGGTTTGGAGTTTCTTTACAACacttgattcttacagatttggaCTGGATTGATGACTTTTTTCTGTTTTGGCATGATTCAGCTCTTGGTATTTCTCCTTTTAAAGTCTCTTGGCCTAGTATTGGTGCTATTATCATGTGGTGTATTTGGAAGTTAAGATGTGATGTGCTTTTTAGACAGACTACTATTGATTTGAACAAGATCATTTTGGAAACTAAGAAAATGATTAACACCTATATTGCCCCTCATGTTTGCTCTGGTGCTCTTGTCAGAGATTATAAAGTCCCCTTAAATGTTGTGAATCATTTTATGTTTTCCAATGGTTATTTTAAAGATtttaaaatgggtttgggtgttaTCTGGTGTGATATTTCAGGAAAATTAAAGAGTTCTCGCTCGGACTTTGGCTTGATTCCAGATGCAGTAGGTGATGAAGTTGCTGCTCTCATTTTGGAGATCTCTTGGGCAGAAGAGATGAATCTTTCCAAAGTTGTTTTTGTTAGTTATTGTCTCCAACTAGTGGATTATGTGAATGGAGTCAGCTCTAATATTGCTTGGAGAAGTGAAGATCTTCTCAATCAGTGTCGGGTTTTAATTTCTAGTTCTTGCTCCTTTAAAGTTGTGTTTGTGAAACGTGTGAAAAACCATCTAGCAGATCGGCTTGCCCGTAGAGTTAGAAATTTTAGTCTTAAGGGTCTTTGGGTCTCATATCCCTCTTTTTTGAATGCTCTTGTGAGGAAGGAGAACTTGAATGTAATTCTGTTCTTTGTTAATCCCATGGTGTGTTTTTTAGCAAAAAAAACTTATGTAAATTTAATATACTGTCACGATtataaaaagggataaaattggtgcttggtactcgggtttagaccaacactagtgtttggtctaacatttgtccaacgttaggggtTGGTACCTAGAGCAGTCGCCGACCTAATTTGACTGTTTATGACCACAttttaataaaattaataaactaaaaataTCAAGTTACAATCGTACCCCTAAGGTGAATATGGAATCCAACGGATTTCATAACATTATATTAAACCTGCGGTGTAGATCAAATATCCATCATTACCCTATTTACTCCTCCTCCATCATCTTCACGAACATATCTtcacaacagaaaaagaaaaacaaccgcAGAAAGTGATTTTGTTTTTACTGAATCCAATTGATAGATTGGGTTGTTGATGAGTAATCTTCTCTTCGTGGTAAGGAATATTGATTGGGTTTTTAATGAACATCTCTTCATGGTAAAAAATGattgatagttagggtttggtGTCTATTAGACTTGATATGTTCGTGAAAATCAAGAAAGATGAACCAGAGAGACAGAGATTgaagaaaaattgaagattagTGAAGACGAACCTAAGCTATGGGTCATGCATAAGATGATTTCTAGGGCTTAGAAGTGGGtgtttgatgatttgagagaagGGGATCTGAGATGTTGATGTTCATGGGTTCAGGCGAGATGGTTCGAAGGTTTGTTTATTCAGAATCAATGAAAAAATTGGCGGCTGGGGTTTGAGTTAATTTTGAATTTCGCAGTAGGATGGTTTGATTTCGAATTTATTGTGAAATTAGGGCTTTTACAGCTTTGAGAAGAATGAGTTTTTCCTGTCTGTGTAATTGAATGTTGCAGCTGagtttgaaatgaaattgaagatgggttgATTTGAATTTCGAATTAGATGAGAGGAAAAGTCAGGGTTCTATGAGTCTGTGGTGCAACCAGGGTTTATGTTAATTTTGAATTTGGCAGTTAGATGGTTTGATTTCAGATTgatgtgaaattagggttcttatagcTTTGAGAAGAATGAGTTTCAGATGTTTCTTGTTTCTGTAATTGAATGTTATTGCTAAATTGAAGTTGAGTTTCGAATTAGATGGTGCTTATGTATTGATTTGATCCAATGAGTTGTGATGGTATTCACGGATATGGATATGGTGGTGGAGGAAGAAGGTTATAATGGTAAATTTgtcttttaatttcatttttttttaatttttttaataattattaaacacAAGTTAAGACTTAACTTAGTCAACTCGGGTCAACGTCTGGTCCAGGTACCAAcacctaacgttggacaaatgttagaccaaacactagtGTTGGTCCAAACCcgagtaccaagcaccaattatCCCTTATAAAAATTCTCAACAGTTATATTTGTTACAGGAACTATCACAGGTGTATCAGTGACTGAAAAAGAATCTGTGACAGCTTACACTGTGACAGAACTCCTGACTTGGTGTAGTACCTATAGGtctatattgataaaaaaaagttcTGGAGGAACTTTAGGAATCAGGGTAATATTATTATGATTAAAGACCTTAGCAAAATGCCCTTTTCTGAAGCAGGTTTGAGTCATATCAATGACAACCTCACCTACAATATCCCAAATTTTTTGGTAAAACAGGCCTATGAATCCATCAGGGCCTGGAGCCTTCTTACCCCCCATTTGGAAAACAACATTTTTAATCTCCTCAGCAATAAGAGGAAGATTTAAAAGAGAATTATCTTCAGTAGTAAACTTTATGGGGAGATCAGCCAGAATTTCATCTTGAAATTGTTGAGGGTGAGAAGAATACAAATTTTTGAAGTAATTTATGAAGGAAGTTCCAATACTAtttctatcagttagaatagCATTAGAAGCGTCCTTTATCCAACTTATAGCATTTCTTTTTCTCCTAAAGAGGGTGACTCTGTGGAAATAAGGTGAGTTTGTGTCACCTTCCAGAAGCCAGACCTCCCTGGATTTATCCTTCCAGTATAACTCTTCTAGATTGTATAGGTATTCCAATCTGGCTTCCGACCTGGAAGTAGAACTGGTATCAGTTGGGTTATTACATTGGATATCTGCCAAATTCTTCCTGATGGTAGATATATTGGTTTGAATATGACCAAAGGAAGTTTTGTTCCAGtctctaagattttttttttgtatttaaaaGCTTAGATTTTAATTTATAAGCAGGAGGACCTACCACATTAACAGACCAGGAATTGGCAATGATATCTCTACAAGTAGGATCTTCCATACACATGGCCATAAAATGAAAGGGTCTAGGCATACAAACATCCTCATAATTAAAACCAATATGCATGGGGAAACGGTCAAAAGAGTCTCTGGGTAAGTTATTGACACAAAGTTTGGGCCAAAGGTCTTCAACAATTTGGTTGATAAGACATCTATCTAATCTCTCAAGG
The sequence above is a segment of the Papaver somniferum cultivar HN1 unplaced genomic scaffold, ASM357369v1 unplaced-scaffold_104, whole genome shotgun sequence genome. Coding sequences within it:
- the LOC113327597 gene encoding uncharacterized protein LOC113327597, with translation MVDAETVSKYTHNLPFDAWSIIHVVGKSGGLAFGHFEKSSIEVLGCPGFVVVNKLKNVKTYLIKWNINSFGHIKTTIGRLNSELEKLQALPYSPQIGGYILNYSQQLDYCYEVEHSFYKQKSRIDYFTQYDRNTHFFHNTVKLRNMYNTSHTIRDDQGNWIENREQVADLLSKNFKKIYTTSNPGNKDIEEALRFVSPIISDEVNSSLTAIPSIDEITDTVNNLSPWSSPGSDGFPAGFFKDNLDIVQSEVVSHVQSFFKNKFLLKQSNFNFITLIPKTKNASSPHDFRPISLANSVYKIISKILTNRLKPLLDSLISLFQSAFVANRQIHDNIVITHEILYSFRKKKRNSKNGHLAIKLDLSKAFDRLEWPFILAVFRKLGFSEDWCQMILQCISTVSYSVLVNGSPGDTFIPTRGIRHGDFLSPYIFILCMEVLSQLLIKAEDEKLIQGFKFKKNSPSISHLFFADDCMLFVKAFVTYARNLIKIINVFAKASGQAINFEKSGFITSGKMHYRHIIFLSRTLKMKFLSNSEKYLGTPLFIGKDKTKSFNFLIDNFYARLSSSKKSNLNVAARTVVTKHVLPSLAIYHMACFPLPKTVASKIDAIQRTFWWSKKKILSMLLTFVLGVILNLLEIDNGIVKGLHFIRANSVVKINNGVSTRIWSFNWIPGFSNPPISAHSSRSNYIFVNDLIDNHNKCWNVSLLSTLFSPDDAIRIRYIRLNLNQCDSLMWAHTRNGKFRIKSAYRIYMNDFSSSEDSAFWRKVWGIDCLPKIKFFLWKIFAQMLPVNSMLQLYNPYVDVICPLCHCHEETVLHLFVKCCVASHIWFGVSLQHLILTDLDWIDDFFLFWHDSALGISPFKVSWPSIGAIIMWCIWKLRCDVLFRQTTIDLNKIILETKKMINTYIAPHVCSGALVRDYKVPLNVVNHFMFSNGYFKDFKMGLGVIWCDISGKLKSSRSDFGLIPDAVGDEVAALILEISWAEEMNLSKVVFVSYCLQLVDYVNGVSSNIAWRSEDLLNQCRVLISSSCSFKVVFVKRVKNHLADRLARRVRNFSLKGLWVSYPSFLNALVRKENLNVILFFVNPMELSQVYQ